The sequence below is a genomic window from Lolium perenne isolate Kyuss_39 chromosome 4, Kyuss_2.0, whole genome shotgun sequence.
GAGATGTGCGGCCGGGCTTGGGTTTCACGAGCTCACGCGGGAGAGCACACTATTGGTGTCGCCAGCCCTAACTCCTGCACCGGCGTGCTTCAACCACCGATATGGTGTACTGCGGCCAGCGTGCAGGACGTGGCCGGAGTCGGGTGCGATGGAGGGGACGCCGGCGGTTGGGCGAGCGTCGCCGGACGAGACAAGGGCGTTGACTAGAGGCAACCTTATCCCTTTATATAACTTTTGCATTTTAGCCCGTTTTGGTTTTTATGATTCTGAATAGTCCTTCTATAAAAGGTAGTGGCTAACAGGTGGGCCAATTAGACGCCACATCAGCAGACACATCACTGTACACTCACTAGTGACCGTCAATACGTCTCTCAGTCGTATTTAGTGACCGTAGAATGTGTATTTACGGTGTTGGAGGCAGGCTAGGCTGCCCGCTGCCGAGTTTAGGTACCTTATTTTACTCTATTTTCACCAGGAGTTTACAAAAATTCCAGTCACTCAGTCCAGTCCAGAAGCACAAACCCAACAACGcacctttcccctcccaaggccaAGAAATCTCCAAGCCCTAGGACATTCCCCGCCATGGCGCCTCGACGCCGCCGCGACAAACCACAGCGCTCCtcccctcctccgcctcctcccatGCCGcccggacgccgccgccgcgactaCCAACCACAGCTCAACTCCCCTCCTCGCGTGTCGCCCGAACGCAACCGCGGCGACCGCCGCGACCAGCGATACTCTTGGTTCCCCTATCCTCTTCCCAACGGCGAACAAATTCTTGTCTACAAAGATAAGGATGGGGTTCTCTTCACCGACCATGGCGGGCCGACACGACCCGTCCAAGATGTCATCAGGGAATTCCTCTCCGACCTCAGCCGCGATCCTCCACCGCCGTATGCGACTTTTTTATGCATTGGTTATCAATTTATCATGTGTATTGTCTCCTGACCAAACATACATAATTGGATATAGGACTGTTGATGAATCTGGCTCCAAACGCCCCGAGGAAGATCAACAAGGGGCCACTCCGAACCCTGCACCATCCCCAGCGCAATACACCAAGGAATATCAACAAGTGTCGGAATCGTCCATCACTGCTGCATCTTCTTTCTCTCTGCCACAGCCTACATCGTATGaacctctctctttctctctctcgctTTAAATTGTGAGTTGTTTCACTTTGAACTTTTGCGTGGGGATGGTATGTTGATAGCTAGCGCTAGGGTTCATGTGTGTCTCGAGTGGTGTAGGTCACTCTGATATCAATATTTCTCCATGAACTTCTGACAGAAGATTGCCACTTAAAGTAATCCAATGCCCATTTTGAACCACTTAGCCCAACTTCCTTTACTCTCTTGCCCGGTGGCAGTTTTCTAACAGACAGATCAAGCACATCAACAGCAGTTCACAGCCGTGGTATTTTGATGAAAAGATCATTTTGATCTATGTTCCTAGCTTGTCGTTGCTTCTTTCTTTACTCTGTTGAAACCATATTGATTTTTCTACATGACAGTTTGCCCCTTTTTTACTTCAGGCTCTTGAAGTTGAAGGAGTTGCTTGACACTACAGCAGTGGACAAATCGTGCATCACTAGCGTTTCTCCCTCTTTGCTGCAGTCTCTATTGTatgaacctctctctctctctctctctctctctctctctctctctctctctctgttttaaatCGTCAGTTGAGCACTAAAAGTTTGTTACGACTGGGGTTTCATTTTGGTCTAAGCTTGATGGTTTGGAATGGGCTTGAAGCGGCCGAACTAATTTTGCAATGCATGCATGAAGTAGCATATTGCTTCTGTTCCACCTCATTTCATATTTCTGATCTAATCGAATCATACTTTTTGGGTTTGGAGTGGGTGGACCAATTTTGCAATGCATGCATGAAGTAGCAGACTTCTGTTCCACCTTATTTCCTATTTCTGATCTAATCAAAACCATACCTTTTTTGTGTTCCACTTCAGGTCTGGGGTGCCAGATCCCTTGGCATTGAAGCTTGGCATGGCTCTCATATCATCTTCATTTGTTTCTTCGTTGGTGCCCACTGGTCTATTTATAAAATATTTTGTCAGAGTTGACAAGGAGGGATTTTTCCATACATATCCTGACCGTGGAGGGCCATTTAAGACCTTAGAGAAAGCCCAGGAAGCTATTGATTCACATCATGTTGTTCAGCGAGAAATGATGTAAAGTCA
It includes:
- the LOC139829886 gene encoding uncharacterized protein; translation: MAPRRRRDKPQRSSPPPPPPMPPGRRRRDYQPQLNSPPRVSPERNRGDRRDQRYSWFPYPLPNGEQILVYKDKDGVLFTDHGGPTRPVQDVIREFLSDLSRDPPPPTVDESGSKRPEEDQQGATPNPAPSPAQYTKEYQQVSESSITAASSFSLPQPTSLLKLKELLDTTAVDKSCITSVSPSLLQSLLSGVPDPLALKLGMALISSSFVSSLVPTGLFIKYFVRVDKEGFFHTYPDRGGPFKTLEKAQEAIDSHHVVQREMMCMDGLSDEERAVRNTLYWYHDGTRKHSAEAFASCTTRCTTRELLKALLDMHNEDNDLLGDRAYELKGIVGHNSCFDGKDCIYRSYSHFNLTMKTKGADPNNDLYFAEVTCMSGDYEAYVLTCICIVKPDHNGECAVCEDKMNDIKHPNDDVYNRGRRNKFHVIRSRRRSHALGVDLFEKLFAVREEAWLIEEEARVRRMIKEGKDARSSKLEVDRGEGMIKEGKEARRNLEVDNILKLASRK